The following nucleotide sequence is from Streptomyces caniferus.
TCACGATTGCCGCCGCGTCACAGCCGATGGGCCTTCTGGCGGGGGTGCTTCTCCCCCCGGAGGATGACGTGCACCGGGCCGTCGTCCGTCCGAGGTATGACCCCTGGCGGGCTGTTACACAACCGAGGGTTTTCCGTGCACTCGTTGTGGGGCCGACGCACATTACGCCGCAACACCCCCTCCGTAGCGTCTTCCTCGTGCTGGAGATGACCGCCAGCACGGTCAACGTGGGGAACGCAAGCGGATCGGAGGCGTCGGAATGGCGACCAGCGGCGGCAAGGTACTGGACTTCGAAGAGTACGTGCGTACGCGGCAGGAGGCCCTGCTGCGGAGCGCCCGGCGCCTGGTGCCCGACCCGGTCGACGCACAGGATCTGCTGCAGACGGCACTGGTGCGCACCTACGGCCGCTGGGACGGCATCGCGGACAAGTCGCTGGCCGACGCCTACCTCCGCCGCGTCATGATCAACACGCGGACCGAGTGGTGGCGGGCGCGCAAGCTGGAAGAGGTGCCCACCGAGCAGCTCCCGGACGCGAGCGTGGACGACGGCACCGAGCAGCGCGCCGACCGCGCCCTGCTGATGGACATCCTCGGGGTGCTGGCGCCCAAGCAGCGCAGCGTCGTCGTGCTGCGACACTGGGAGCAGATGAGCACGGAGGAGACCGCGGCGGCGCTGGGCATGTCCACGGGTACGGTCAAGAGCACGCTGCACCGTGCGCTGGCGCGACTGCGCCAGGAGCTGCAGATGCGCGACATCGATGCCCGGATGCTGGAGCGTGGCGAGCAGGGGCGGGAGCGGTGCGCGGCCTGACCGCCGGCGCCCGGCGCTCCGCGGTCCGGCGAACAGCACACCCGACACGCCCGGCACACCACCACACACGAGACGAAGCGCGCCTTTACCGATGAAAACGGACACAAAGCCAGGCGCCTTACGGCTCGCAGCTCGACGCGCGACAATCACCTCAGGAACAGCAGCGGCATCGGCAGCTGTGCGAGCAGCACGGTGAGCGGGAGCGGATTGACCAGGAACAGGTTGACCAGGATCGGGTTGACCAGAGGCGGCGCGGCCACAGCAGGTGTGGCCGCCGTCGGCCTTTTGCTGGCCGGATGCAATCCGGGAGGCGAGGGCGTGCGCAGCGAGGGGTCGGCCGGCACCACCCCCGTGCCCAAGGGCGCGGTGCACACCACCCCCAGCCCGTCGCCGACCGCCGCCTACAAGAAGGTCGACGCCGTCAAGCTGCTCAAGCACGCCCCGAAGGTCGGCCCGGACGTGAAGAGGTCGCTGGCCAAGCCGTGCGCCGCGGACGAGTACCCGGTCGACGTGACCTATGCGTCGCTCACCGGCGGCAAGGTCCCCGATGTGATCGTCAACGTCATGACCTGCGCGGACTCCATCGGCATCGGCGCCTATGTCTTCCGCAGGCACGAGGGCTCCCCGGATGGGTATGACACCGTGTACCTCGACGAACAGCCGTCGGTCTACGCCGGGGTGAGCAAGGGGGACCTCGAGGTCTCCAAGCAGACCTACGCCGCGGGCGACAAGGTGTGCTGCCCCTCCGGTGAGGACGTGACGACGTACCACTGGGCGGACGGCCGCTTCAGCCGGCGTGGCCGCCCGTATCACACCGACTACAGCAAGACCACCGCCGACGGCGCCACGCCGGACGACGGTACGGGAACGGAGGGTTGAGACAACCGCATGGCCGAGACCCATGTGCTCTTCGTCGAGGACGACGACGTCATCCGCGAGGCCACCCAGCTCGCACTGGAACGGGACGGCTTCGTGGTCACCGCGATGCCGGACGGGCTCGCGGGCCTGGAGGCGTTCCGTGCCGACCGTCCCGATATCGCGCTGCTCGATGTGATGGTGCCGGGGCTCGACGGGGTCAGCCTGTGCCGGCGGATCCGCGACGAGTCGACCGTTCCCGTGATCATGCTGTCGGCACGCGCCGACTCGATCGATGTGGTGCTCGGCCTGGAGGCCGGCGCGGACGACTACGTCACGAAGCCGTTCGACGGCGCGGTGCTGGTCGCCCGGATCCGCGCGGTGCTGCGCCGCTTCGGCCACGCCAGCGGTCCGGGCCGGGCCGGCGGCGCGTCGGCGGAGCAGGCCGACGCCGCCGAGGCGGTGCTGCGCTTCGGTGATCTGGAGGTCGACACCGAGGGCATGGAGGTCCGCAAGGGCGGCGAGAACGTCGCGCTGACGCCGACCGAGATGCGGCTGCTGCTGGAGTTCTCCCACGCACCGGGTACCGTCCTTTCGCGCGACCGGCTGCTGGAGCGGGTCTGGGACTACGGCTGGGGTGGCGACACCCGGGTGGTGGACGTCCACGTCCAGCGGTTGCGCGGGAAGATCGGCCAGGACCGGATCGAGACGGTCCGCGGCTTCGGATACAAGCTGAGAGGCTGACACCTCCGGTGGTCAGGCTGGCCCTGCGGACGGGGCTGAGATGGAAGCTCAGCGCCGCGATCGCGCTCGTCGGAGCGCTGGTCGCGATCGCGCTGAGCCTTGTCGTGCACAACGCCGCCCGCCATTCCATGCTCGACAACAGCCGGGATGTGCAGATCGAGCGGCTCAACTTCACGCAGAAGATCTTCCTCTCCACCAACCGGCTGCAGTTCGACGCGAAGATCGACGACCCGGCGCTGCCGGAGGCGCTGCGCGACGAGGTCGCCAAGAACAAGCGCGCCACCTACCTCCAGGACACCGGGCAGACCGCTCCCGAGGTGTGGGCGGCCACGCCGCTCAGCAACAACCGGGTGCTGTCCATGCACGACCGTTTCCCCGACCGCTTCGCCGTACTCGACGACCTCGACCAGGCGTTGGTCATCGGCTCGACCGCGGTGGTGGTCGGCGGCTGTGCGCTGGGGGTGCTGGTCGGCGGGCGGCTCTCCAAGCGGCTGCGCAAGGCGGCCGCGGCGGCCGGCAAACTCGCCGACGGCGACACCGCGGTCCGGATCCGCGACGAGGTCGGCAGCGGGCGGGTGCGCGACGAGACCGACGATCTGGCCTTCGCCGTGGACGCCATGTCGGACGCCCTCCAGGAGCGCATCGAGGCCGAGCGGCGGGTCACCGCCGATATCGCACACGAGCTGCGCACCCCGGTCACCGGCCTGCTGACCGCCGCCGAACTGCTGCCGCCCGGCCGCCCCTCCGAACTCGTCCGCGACCGTGCGCAGGCGCTGCGCACCCTCGTCGAGGACGTGCTGGAAGTGGCCCGGCTCGACGGCCATGCGGAGCGCGCCGAACTGCAGGACGTCGCGCTCGGCGAGTTCGTGACCCGGCGGGTGCGCGCCCTCGACCCGGACATCACCATCGACGTCGTACGGGACGCCGAGGTCACCACCGACCCGCGCCGCCTGGAGCGCATCCTCGGCAATCTGATCGCCAACGCCGCCCGGCACGGCAAGCCGCCGATCGAGGTCACGGTCGAGGGGCGGGTGCTGCGGGTCCGCGATCACGGCACGGGCTTCCCCGAGGCGCTGCTGCGCGAGGGCCCCAGCCGCTTCCGCACCGGCAGCAGCGACCGGGCCGGCCGCGGCCACGGCCTGGGCCTGACCATCGCGGCCGGCCAGGCCCGCGTACTGGGCGCCCGCCTCACGTTCCGCAACGCGGACGAACTCACCGACGGCTCCACGGGCGCCGTCTCGATCCTCTGGCTACCGGAGAACGCCCCCACGAGCACCGGCAGCTTTCCGGTCATCCACTTGCCCGAGCGGTAGTTCTCTCCACGTTTTCGGCTTTGCCGCCGTGGTTCCGGCTTCCCACGTTTTCGGCTTTCCCGCCGTGGGGGTTCTCGCCGTTTGTCGCCCGCTGACGCGGTGCGCCCGTCGTTGCGCCTGCGGCGGGCGGGGCCGCTGCGCGGGGCTGTCGGGTGCGGTGACGGGTCGGAGCGGGTGGGGGTGTCCGGACTGCTTCGCTTTACGTCCGGACACCCCCACCCGCTCCGACCCGTCCCCTCCCGTGGGTGGGAGGGGGAAACGTCGGTGGGGATGCAGGTCGGTGGTCCGGTGCGCCTTGTCGGTCGAAAGCAGTGCACTGGTTACGAGTGGCCGGCCCCCACTCACCCGTCAGTTACTCCACCCACGGGAGGGGACGGGCCGGAGGGGCCTGGTGTGTGGACGTAAAGCGCAGCAGTCCACACACCAGGCCCCGCAGGTCCGTCACCGCACCCACAGCCCCGCGCAGCGGACCTGGCCCGCCGCAGGCGCCACGGCGAGAAACCACCACGGCGGGACAGCCGACAACGTGGGAAGCAAAGCCAGTCGCAACCACAACGGCGCGAGAGACAAAAACGTGGGAAGGAAATCAGACCGCCTCGGCGACCGGCACCCGATCCACCGCGTTCGAGCCCTCCGGGCTCTCGGCCGGCTTCGACGGGCCCCCGCGGAGCGGTACCTCCTTGAGGAACCAGGCGGCCGCGAAGCCGATGACGCTGATCGCCGCGCCCCACAGGAAGACGTGGTGCGTGCCGGAGGCAACCGCGTGGTCGTACGCGTCCTTGACCATCGGCGGCAGCTTGGCGAGCCCCTTCGGGTCCATCTGGGCTCCGCCGCCGGTCAGCTTCTCGCCGGCCTTGCCGATGCGCTCGGTCATCGTGGACTGCACCTGGTGGGTGAAGATCGCGCCGAAGATCGCGACGCCGAAGGAGCCGCCGATCGTACGGAAGAGGGTGGCGGAGGACGAGCCGACGCCCATGTCCTTCATCTCGACGCTGTTCTGCGCGATCAGCATCGTGGTCTGCATCAGGAAGCCCATGCCGGCGCCGAGCACCGCCATGTAGGCGCCCGAGGTGAAGCGGGTGGTGTCGGTGTCCATGGTGGACAGCAGGGCCAGGCCGACGGTGAGCAGCCCGCCGCCGGCGACCACGAAGAACTTGTACTTGCCGGTCTTGGTGGTCACCCGGCCCGCGATCATCGAGACCACCAGCATGCCGCCCATCATCGGCAGGAGCAGGAGTCCGGAGTTGGTGGCCGAGG
It contains:
- the cseC gene encoding two-component system sensor histidine kinase CseC, which gives rise to MVRLALRTGLRWKLSAAIALVGALVAIALSLVVHNAARHSMLDNSRDVQIERLNFTQKIFLSTNRLQFDAKIDDPALPEALRDEVAKNKRATYLQDTGQTAPEVWAATPLSNNRVLSMHDRFPDRFAVLDDLDQALVIGSTAVVVGGCALGVLVGGRLSKRLRKAAAAAGKLADGDTAVRIRDEVGSGRVRDETDDLAFAVDAMSDALQERIEAERRVTADIAHELRTPVTGLLTAAELLPPGRPSELVRDRAQALRTLVEDVLEVARLDGHAERAELQDVALGEFVTRRVRALDPDITIDVVRDAEVTTDPRRLERILGNLIANAARHGKPPIEVTVEGRVLRVRDHGTGFPEALLREGPSRFRTGSSDRAGRGHGLGLTIAAGQARVLGARLTFRNADELTDGSTGAVSILWLPENAPTSTGSFPVIHLPER
- the cseB gene encoding two-component system response regulator CseB, which produces MAETHVLFVEDDDVIREATQLALERDGFVVTAMPDGLAGLEAFRADRPDIALLDVMVPGLDGVSLCRRIRDESTVPVIMLSARADSIDVVLGLEAGADDYVTKPFDGAVLVARIRAVLRRFGHASGPGRAGGASAEQADAAEAVLRFGDLEVDTEGMEVRKGGENVALTPTEMRLLLEFSHAPGTVLSRDRLLERVWDYGWGGDTRVVDVHVQRLRGKIGQDRIETVRGFGYKLRG
- a CDS encoding SigE family RNA polymerase sigma factor, which translates into the protein MATSGGKVLDFEEYVRTRQEALLRSARRLVPDPVDAQDLLQTALVRTYGRWDGIADKSLADAYLRRVMINTRTEWWRARKLEEVPTEQLPDASVDDGTEQRADRALLMDILGVLAPKQRSVVVLRHWEQMSTEETAAALGMSTGTVKSTLHRALARLRQELQMRDIDARMLERGEQGRERCAA